The sequence TTCTTATTCAGCATTGCCAGAGCATTGTGGATTTTTATACTCCCAGTGTTGTGGATAAAAGCGGCGGCTATCATCAGAACTATCTGGATGATGGCAGCCTGTTCGATACCCATTTCAAGCAACTGGTCAGCAGCACCCGAATCATCGTCAACTATGCCAGCGCTTATATGCTGTTTGAAAAAGAAGAATATAGAGATATTGCCTTACATGGACTTAATTATTTGGAGAATGTCCACTGGCAGCCGGACAGCCAGCGCTATGCCTGGACCCTGAACAACCATCAGCCACTGGATATGACACAGCAGGCCTATGGTTATGCCTTTGTGCTGTTAGCCTATGCGGCTGTCCGAAAAGCCGGATTGATAGATAATGATCAACCCCTGCTGGACACCTATGCTCTGCTCGAATCGAGATTCTGGCAATCTGAATATGGTCTGTATGCCGATGAAATCAGCGCCGATGGGGTGCTCAGCCCTTATCGGGGTCAGAACGCCAATATGCATCTGTGTGAAGCCATGTTAGCGGCCTGGGAGGCCACAGAAAAGCCTCAGTTTTTACAACGGGCACAGCAGTTGGCAGAAAATATCGCACTGCGTCAGGCCGACCTCACCGATGGCCTGGTGTGGGAGCATTACACCGAGGACTTTAAGCCGGACTGGGAATATAACAAAGCGGATCCCAAGAACCTTTACCGCCCCTGGGGTTTTCAGCCCGGCCATCAGACCGAATGGAGCAAGCTGCTGCTGATATTACACCGCCATGCCCCACAGCCCTGGCTGTTGGAACGGGCCTGCAGCCTGTTTGATAGGGCCTGGGAAAAGGCCCTGGACAAAGAATATGGCGGGCTGGTGTATGGCTTCGACCCTCAGGGTAACTGGTGTGACGAGGACAAATATTTCTGGGTCCAGGCGGAAAGCTTCGCTGCGGCCGCACTGCTGTATAAAACCACTGATGAAAGTAAGTACTTACAACAATATGAATCTCTGTGGCAGTACAGCTGGCAGCATATGATCGATCATCAGTACGGTGCCTGGTTCAGATTACTCAACCGGGATAACAGTAAGACCAGTAATCAGAAAAGTGCCGCCGGGGCCAAATGCGATTACCACTCGCTCGGTGCCTGCATAGAAGTATTGCGCAGCCTTGGGCACAGCAAGCTTAAATAATCCTGAGTAGAAGGCTGGACTGTGATAGCCAGCAAGAGAGTTGATAAAAATGCCTGTGAAATTGCTA comes from Lacimicrobium alkaliphilum and encodes:
- a CDS encoding AGE family epimerase/isomerase, with translation MNFYDQNFLIQHCQSIVDFYTPSVVDKSGGYHQNYLDDGSLFDTHFKQLVSSTRIIVNYASAYMLFEKEEYRDIALHGLNYLENVHWQPDSQRYAWTLNNHQPLDMTQQAYGYAFVLLAYAAVRKAGLIDNDQPLLDTYALLESRFWQSEYGLYADEISADGVLSPYRGQNANMHLCEAMLAAWEATEKPQFLQRAQQLAENIALRQADLTDGLVWEHYTEDFKPDWEYNKADPKNLYRPWGFQPGHQTEWSKLLLILHRHAPQPWLLERACSLFDRAWEKALDKEYGGLVYGFDPQGNWCDEDKYFWVQAESFAAAALLYKTTDESKYLQQYESLWQYSWQHMIDHQYGAWFRLLNRDNSKTSNQKSAAGAKCDYHSLGACIEVLRSLGHSKLK